A genomic segment from Candidatus Eremiobacterota bacterium encodes:
- a CDS encoding divalent metal cation transporter, with product MRRHWRVLIAFFAVLGPGFVTASAGNDVGGIATYSAAGARFGYATLWTLLALTVSLIVVQEMAGRMGAVTGQGLAGLIRENFGLRTTFLAMTALFFVNTGITATEFAGIGAA from the coding sequence ATGCGTCGCCACTGGCGAGTGCTGATCGCCTTCTTCGCCGTGCTCGGTCCCGGCTTCGTCACCGCCTCGGCGGGGAACGACGTGGGCGGGATCGCGACGTACTCCGCCGCGGGCGCGCGCTTCGGCTACGCGACGCTGTGGACGCTGCTCGCGCTGACCGTCTCGCTGATCGTCGTCCAGGAGATGGCGGGCCGGATGGGCGCGGTCACCGGCCAGGGCCTCGCGGGGCTGATCCGCGAGAACTTCGGTTTGCGCACGACGTTCCTCGCGATGACGGCGCTCTTCTTCGTCAACACCGGGATCACCGCGACCGAGTTCGCCGGGATCGGCGCGGCC